A single region of the Paraburkholderia megapolitana genome encodes:
- a CDS encoding FAD-dependent monooxygenase has product MTAASFDAAPVLIVGAGPTGLAAAMSLARAHVPVRLIDKALQPDPHTRAIGIQARTLELFEQHRIVEPFLELGHRARAANLYSNGHRLVQLDFDPLQTRYPYLLFLDQSVTERLMTGHLATLGVTVERGVELTTLTQNAAGLSVNVQRTDGHAETLHPAWLIAADGAHSSIRKQLGMSFAGRTLAQTFLLADLHADTEWPTDEFHIFASGEGIAALFPMGDGRHRLIADQVAVPVAGNLKGDGESEAAQTPPVPSLDECREIVERRIHHPVALSALAWSACFHVNSRMVEQLRMERVFFAGDAAHVHSPAGAQGMNTGIQEAFNLGWKLARVLKGDAPDRLLDTYHTERHPIEREVLRQTGFVMQLAQADHGPLKLLRERVMPALAALGPLRDAARRQVSELALQYPRSPLTLERVLDGGPHAGARAPDALVHVVDGPLGRVPGTGCIFDLHDPAFFSLFLLVAADEGGEGGAGGLGLNDSASTSEAPRDSALDQLAAAVEQALPDAVRVWRVTDMVGDGALSLSDAYGRTRPSFYLVRPDGYIAARGRPSSDLRALQRYCDAWFTKNALAGEESEAG; this is encoded by the coding sequence ATGACAGCTGCTTCCTTCGATGCAGCGCCGGTGCTGATCGTCGGCGCGGGTCCGACCGGGCTCGCCGCAGCGATGAGTCTGGCCCGTGCGCACGTTCCCGTCCGTCTGATCGACAAGGCGTTGCAACCCGATCCGCATACGCGCGCAATCGGCATCCAGGCCCGCACACTCGAACTCTTCGAGCAACACCGGATCGTCGAGCCGTTTCTCGAGCTTGGTCATCGAGCGCGCGCGGCGAATCTCTACTCGAACGGTCACCGGCTCGTCCAGCTCGATTTCGATCCGCTGCAGACGCGTTATCCGTATCTGCTGTTCCTCGACCAGTCCGTCACAGAACGATTGATGACCGGGCATCTCGCGACGCTCGGCGTTACCGTCGAGCGCGGCGTCGAACTGACGACGCTCACACAGAACGCCGCCGGTCTGAGCGTGAACGTGCAGCGTACGGACGGTCATGCCGAAACGTTGCACCCCGCCTGGTTGATCGCCGCCGACGGCGCGCACAGCTCGATCCGCAAGCAGCTCGGCATGAGCTTTGCCGGCAGAACCCTCGCGCAGACTTTTCTGCTCGCCGATCTGCACGCGGACACCGAATGGCCTACCGACGAGTTCCATATCTTCGCGTCAGGCGAGGGAATTGCCGCGCTGTTTCCGATGGGCGATGGCCGCCATCGATTGATCGCCGATCAGGTGGCGGTACCGGTTGCGGGCAACCTTAAAGGTGACGGCGAAAGCGAAGCCGCACAGACACCGCCGGTGCCGTCGCTCGACGAGTGCCGAGAGATCGTCGAGCGGCGCATTCATCATCCGGTCGCGCTGTCGGCGCTTGCATGGTCCGCCTGCTTCCACGTGAACAGCCGCATGGTCGAACAGCTGCGCATGGAGCGCGTCTTTTTCGCCGGCGACGCCGCGCATGTGCACAGTCCGGCGGGTGCGCAGGGCATGAACACGGGCATTCAGGAAGCCTTCAATCTGGGCTGGAAACTGGCGCGCGTGCTGAAAGGCGACGCGCCGGATCGGCTGCTCGACACGTACCACACGGAGCGTCATCCGATCGAACGCGAGGTGCTGCGGCAGACCGGTTTCGTCATGCAACTCGCGCAGGCCGATCACGGGCCGCTCAAGCTGCTGCGCGAACGCGTGATGCCGGCGCTTGCCGCGCTCGGTCCGCTGCGCGATGCGGCCCGTCGCCAGGTCAGCGAACTGGCGCTGCAGTATCCGCGCTCGCCGCTCACGCTCGAGCGCGTGCTCGACGGTGGCCCGCATGCCGGAGCGCGTGCGCCCGATGCGCTCGTGCATGTCGTCGATGGGCCGCTCGGACGTGTGCCTGGCACTGGGTGCATATTCGATCTGCACGATCCCGCGTTCTTTTCGCTATTCCTGCTGGTTGCCGCGGACGAAGGGGGAGAGGGTGGGGCCGGTGGCTTGGGATTGAACGACTCCGCCTCGACTTCAGAAGCGCCGCGCGACAGCGCGCTCGATCAGCTTGCGGCAGCGGTGGAGCAGGCGTTACCCGATGCCGTGCGCGTGTGGCGCGTGACGGATATGGTCGGCGATGGAGCGTTGTCGTTGAGCGATGCGTATGGTCGTACGCGTCCGTCGTTTTATCTGGTGAGACCCGACGGGTATATCGCCGCGCGCGGCCGGCCGTCGTCGGATCTGCGCGCGTTACAGCGCTACTGCGATGCGTGGTTTACGAAGAATGCATTGGCTGGAGAAGAGTCGGAGGCCGGTTAG
- a CDS encoding formate dehydrogenase subunit delta, with translation MDEQNLIDMANRIGEFFESMPDREEALDGIADHIRRFWEPRMRRTLLATLDQPPADNEMSAIVREALLRHRASLTPVAPAVV, from the coding sequence ATGGATGAACAGAACCTGATCGATATGGCGAACCGGATCGGCGAGTTTTTCGAGTCGATGCCGGATCGCGAGGAAGCGCTCGACGGTATCGCCGATCATATTCGCCGCTTCTGGGAGCCGCGCATGCGCCGCACATTGCTGGCGACGCTCGACCAGCCGCCCGCGGACAACGAGATGTCGGCGATCGTTCGCGAGGCGTTGCTGCGGCATCGCGCGTCGCTGACGCCGGTGGCCCCGGCTGTTGTTTGA
- a CDS encoding cation diffusion facilitator family transporter, producing MTNTPAAGEHEHGDDHDHDHEAHAGHDHDNDHSGHNHGGHDHSHGGHSHHHHHAPVQGQGRAFALAVTLNILIVVVQAVYGVLAHSTALLADAGHNLSDVLGLLLAWGAIWLTARRPSARYTFGFGSSSILASLANAGLLLFACGVIVAEAINRLLNPAPVAGFDVFVVATIGMIVNGFSAWLFMRGQEKDLNVRGAFMHMAADAAISGAVAVSGLVILGTGWTWLDPVMSIVVVAVIVYGTWGLLRDSIRLALDAVPPGVDLQRIRSFLAQQPGVTDVHDLHVWALSTTGNALTAHVVMPAGHPGDAAVDGMVIALRERFEMHHATLQVDLGTSDHHCTLDRPPRSH from the coding sequence ATGACGAATACGCCAGCCGCCGGCGAACACGAGCACGGCGACGATCATGATCACGATCACGAAGCGCATGCCGGCCATGACCATGACAATGACCACAGCGGCCACAATCACGGCGGCCATGACCACAGCCACGGCGGCCACAGCCATCACCATCATCACGCGCCGGTGCAGGGCCAGGGCCGCGCATTCGCACTCGCGGTCACGCTGAATATCCTGATCGTCGTCGTACAGGCCGTCTACGGTGTCCTCGCGCATTCGACGGCGTTGCTCGCGGATGCGGGCCACAACCTCTCGGACGTGCTCGGTCTGCTGCTCGCGTGGGGCGCGATCTGGCTCACCGCGCGCCGGCCGTCGGCACGCTACACATTCGGCTTCGGCAGTTCGTCGATTCTCGCGTCGCTCGCCAACGCGGGGTTGCTGCTGTTCGCATGCGGCGTGATCGTCGCCGAGGCGATCAACCGCCTGCTGAACCCGGCGCCCGTAGCGGGATTCGACGTGTTCGTCGTCGCCACCATCGGCATGATCGTGAACGGTTTCTCCGCGTGGCTTTTCATGCGCGGCCAGGAGAAGGACCTGAATGTGCGCGGCGCCTTCATGCATATGGCCGCCGATGCCGCCATCTCCGGCGCCGTTGCGGTGAGCGGTCTCGTCATTCTCGGCACCGGCTGGACGTGGCTCGACCCGGTGATGAGCATCGTCGTGGTTGCAGTGATCGTCTACGGTACGTGGGGTTTGCTACGCGATTCGATCCGACTCGCGCTCGATGCCGTGCCGCCCGGTGTCGACCTGCAGCGCATCCGCAGTTTTCTCGCGCAGCAACCCGGCGTCACCGATGTTCACGATCTCCACGTATGGGCGTTATCCACCACGGGTAACGCGCTGACCGCGCATGTCGTGATGCCCGCGGGCCATCCCGGCGACGCTGCCGTCGACGGCATGGTGATCGCGCTGCGCGAGCGCTTCGAGATGCATCACGCGACGTTGCAGGTCGACCTCGGTACGAGCGATCATCACTGCACGCTCGACAGGCCGCCGCGTTCGCATTGA
- a CDS encoding ArsR/SmtB family transcription factor: MLPAVVDDRVVPIADLFRLLGDPTRLRIVLVCVDEERAVGAIADVLGLSSSLVSHHLRLLRAARIVRAERQGKQVFYRAADSHISNMLADMLEHVAEPANELTQDTE; encoded by the coding sequence ATGCTGCCTGCCGTCGTCGACGATCGCGTCGTGCCCATTGCCGATCTGTTCCGCCTGCTCGGCGATCCGACGCGGCTGCGTATCGTGCTCGTCTGCGTGGACGAAGAGCGCGCCGTGGGCGCGATTGCCGATGTGCTCGGACTGTCGTCGTCGCTGGTCAGCCATCATTTGCGGTTGTTGCGCGCGGCGCGGATCGTGCGCGCGGAGCGTCAGGGCAAGCAGGTGTTCTACCGTGCGGCCGACAGCCATATCAGCAATATGCTCGCGGACATGCTGGAGCACGTCGCCGAACCGGCCAACGAACTTACCCAGGATACAGAATGA
- the tcuC gene encoding MFS transporter, translated as MSTASHASHASSAEESKVRTVFRVVSGNFLEMYDFMVYGYYASAIAKTYFPGGSEFASLMLSLSVFGAGFLMRPLGAIVLGAYIDHHGRRKGLILTLGLMALGTLTVAAIPGYATIGILAPVLVLLGRLLQGFSAGVELGGVSVYLSEIATKGHKGFYCSWQSGSQQVAVVFAALIGVLLNKLLPADQMTAWGWRVPFLIGCLIVPFLFLIRRSLKETDEFLARKHRPSMGEIMKSMAQNWGVVLGGMGMVIMTTVSFYMITAYTPTFGKEVLKLSSLDTLVVTVCIGLSNLIWLPLAGALSDRIGRRPVLLAFTILTILTSYPAVLWLVADPSFGRLLTVELWLSFLYGSYNGAMVVALTEVMPADVRTAGFSLAYSLATTIGGFTPAISTLLIHSTGNKAAPGLWMAVAAVCGLIATLMLYRTPEARNQYRNA; from the coding sequence ATGTCTACTGCGTCCCACGCGTCTCACGCGTCTTCCGCCGAGGAATCGAAAGTCCGCACGGTGTTCCGCGTCGTCAGCGGGAATTTCCTCGAGATGTACGACTTCATGGTCTACGGCTACTACGCGTCCGCGATTGCCAAGACCTACTTCCCTGGCGGCAGCGAATTTGCGTCGCTGATGCTGTCGCTATCGGTGTTCGGCGCCGGCTTCCTGATGCGTCCGCTCGGTGCGATCGTGCTCGGCGCGTATATCGATCACCACGGCCGGCGCAAGGGCCTGATTCTCACGCTCGGCTTGATGGCGCTCGGCACGCTGACGGTGGCCGCGATACCGGGCTACGCGACGATCGGTATTCTCGCGCCGGTGCTCGTGCTGCTTGGGCGTCTGCTGCAAGGGTTCTCCGCGGGCGTCGAACTGGGTGGCGTGTCGGTGTATCTGTCCGAGATCGCGACGAAGGGCCACAAGGGCTTCTATTGTTCGTGGCAGTCGGGTAGCCAGCAGGTCGCGGTGGTGTTCGCGGCGCTGATCGGCGTGCTGCTCAACAAGCTGTTGCCGGCCGACCAGATGACGGCGTGGGGCTGGCGCGTGCCGTTCCTGATCGGCTGTCTGATCGTGCCGTTCCTGTTCCTGATCCGCCGCTCGCTGAAAGAGACCGACGAGTTTCTCGCGAGGAAGCATCGCCCGTCGATGGGCGAGATCATGAAGTCGATGGCGCAGAACTGGGGCGTGGTGCTGGGCGGTATGGGCATGGTGATCATGACCACCGTGTCGTTCTACATGATCACCGCTTATACGCCGACGTTCGGCAAGGAAGTGCTGAAACTGTCGTCGCTCGATACGCTCGTCGTGACCGTCTGTATCGGTCTCTCGAATCTGATCTGGTTGCCGCTCGCGGGCGCGTTGTCGGATCGTATCGGTCGCCGGCCGGTGCTGCTTGCGTTCACGATCCTCACTATCCTGACCTCGTACCCGGCGGTGCTGTGGCTCGTGGCGGACCCGTCGTTCGGCCGTCTGCTCACCGTCGAATTGTGGCTCTCGTTCCTGTACGGCAGCTATAACGGCGCGATGGTTGTGGCGCTGACCGAAGTGATGCCGGCCGACGTTCGCACTGCGGGCTTCTCGCTTGCCTACAGTCTCGCGACGACGATCGGCGGTTTCACACCGGCCATCTCGACGCTGTTGATCCACTCCACGGGCAACAAGGCTGCACCTGGTTTGTGGATGGCCGTGGCTGCGGTATGCGGGCTGATCGCGACGCTGATGCTGTATCGCACGCCGGAAGCGCGGAATCAGTATCGAAACGCGTAG
- the fdhF gene encoding formate dehydrogenase subunit alpha yields the protein MSDTLNSPSGGCGSGNCSCKSQAQQRAIRSPLDETDYGTPLRYADVDVTLEIDGEAVTVPAGTSVMRAAIEAGVNVPKLCATDSLEPFGSCRLCLVEIEGRRGYPASCTTPVEAGMKVRTQTDRLQSLRRNVMELYISDHPLDCLTCPANGDCELQDMAGVTGLREVRYGFDGANHLKDKKDESNPYFTYDPSKCIVCNRCVRACEETQGTFALTIAGRGFESRVAASENQPFMDSECVSCGACVAACPTATLQEKSVVMLGQAEHSVVTTCAYCGVGCSFKAEMKGSQVVRMVPNKNGAANEGHACVKGRFAWGYATHKDRITKPMIRAKITDPWREVSWDEAISYAASEFRRIQDKHGRDSIGGITSSRCTNEETYLVQKLVRAAFGNNNVDTCARVCHSPTGYGLKTTLGESAGTQTFRSVEKADVIVVIGANPTDGHPVFASRLKRRVREGARLIVVDPRRIDIVDTPHVKAVHHLQLMPGTNVAIVTALAHVIVTEGLLNEAFIAERCETRAFEQWRAFVALPENSPEATEATTGVPADQVRAAARIYATGGNAAIYYGLGVTEHAQGSTMVMGIANLAMATGNIGREGVGVNPLRGQNNVQGSCDMGSFPHELPGYRHISDSITRALFEDAWNVTLQPEPGLRIPNMFDAAVHGTFKGLYCQGEDIVQSDPNTHHVSAALSAMECIVVQDIFLNETAKYAHVLLPGSTFLEKDGTFTNAERRISRVRKVMPPLAGYADWEVTVLLAHALGYEMDYAHPGEIMDEIARLTPTFHGVSYAKLDQLGSIQWPCNEQAPDGTPTMHIDEFVRGKGKFVITKFIASPEKVTRKFPLILTTGRILSQYNVGAQTRRTENSRWHDEDRLEIHPHDAEERGIRNDDWVGIESRAGQTVLRAKVTERMQPGVVYTTFHFPESGANVITTDSSDWATNCPEYKVTAVQVMPVEQPSQWQKDYSVFNAEQLDLLRTGELANATIGK from the coding sequence ATGTCCGATACGCTCAATTCTCCTTCCGGCGGCTGCGGCTCAGGTAACTGCAGCTGTAAATCGCAGGCACAGCAACGCGCCATCCGCTCGCCGCTCGACGAGACCGACTACGGCACGCCGCTGCGTTACGCGGATGTCGACGTCACGCTCGAAATCGACGGCGAGGCCGTGACCGTGCCGGCCGGCACATCGGTGATGCGCGCCGCAATCGAAGCGGGCGTCAACGTACCGAAGCTCTGCGCCACCGATTCGCTCGAACCGTTCGGTTCGTGTCGCCTGTGTCTCGTCGAGATCGAAGGACGGCGCGGCTATCCGGCCTCGTGCACGACCCCGGTCGAAGCGGGCATGAAGGTGCGCACGCAGACCGATCGCCTGCAGTCGCTGCGCCGTAACGTGATGGAGCTGTACATCTCCGATCATCCGCTCGACTGCCTGACCTGTCCCGCCAACGGCGATTGCGAGCTGCAGGACATGGCCGGGGTAACGGGTTTGCGCGAAGTGCGCTACGGCTTCGACGGCGCGAACCATCTGAAGGACAAGAAAGACGAGTCGAACCCGTACTTCACCTACGATCCGTCGAAGTGCATCGTCTGCAATCGCTGCGTACGTGCCTGCGAAGAAACGCAAGGCACGTTCGCGCTGACCATCGCTGGCCGCGGCTTCGAATCACGCGTGGCCGCAAGCGAGAACCAGCCGTTCATGGATTCGGAGTGTGTGTCGTGCGGTGCGTGTGTCGCCGCCTGCCCGACTGCGACGCTGCAGGAAAAAAGCGTCGTCATGCTCGGCCAGGCCGAACACTCGGTTGTGACGACGTGCGCGTATTGCGGCGTCGGTTGCTCGTTCAAGGCCGAGATGAAGGGCAGCCAGGTCGTGCGCATGGTGCCGAACAAGAACGGCGCGGCAAACGAAGGCCATGCATGCGTGAAGGGCCGCTTCGCGTGGGGCTACGCGACGCACAAGGACCGCATCACGAAGCCGATGATCCGTGCGAAGATCACCGACCCATGGCGCGAAGTGAGCTGGGACGAAGCGATCAGCTATGCAGCATCGGAATTCCGTCGCATCCAGGACAAGCACGGTCGCGATTCGATCGGCGGTATTACGTCGTCGCGCTGCACGAACGAGGAAACCTATCTCGTACAAAAACTCGTACGCGCTGCGTTTGGCAACAACAACGTCGACACCTGTGCGCGTGTCTGTCATTCGCCGACCGGCTATGGGTTGAAGACGACACTCGGTGAATCCGCCGGAACGCAGACGTTCCGCTCGGTCGAAAAAGCCGATGTGATCGTGGTGATCGGCGCGAATCCGACCGATGGCCACCCGGTGTTCGCGTCGCGTCTGAAGCGCCGTGTGCGCGAAGGAGCACGACTGATCGTCGTCGATCCGCGCCGCATCGATATCGTCGATACACCGCACGTGAAAGCCGTACACCATCTGCAACTGATGCCCGGCACCAACGTCGCAATCGTCACCGCACTCGCGCATGTGATCGTCACCGAGGGCCTGCTGAACGAAGCGTTCATCGCCGAGCGCTGTGAAACGCGCGCGTTCGAACAATGGCGTGCGTTCGTCGCGCTGCCCGAAAACTCGCCCGAGGCGACCGAAGCAACGACCGGCGTCCCCGCCGACCAGGTGCGCGCAGCCGCGCGCATCTACGCAACCGGTGGCAATGCCGCGATCTATTACGGACTCGGCGTCACCGAACACGCGCAGGGCTCGACGATGGTGATGGGCATCGCGAATCTCGCGATGGCGACCGGCAACATCGGTCGCGAAGGCGTCGGCGTCAATCCGCTGCGTGGCCAGAACAACGTGCAGGGTTCGTGCGACATGGGTTCGTTCCCGCACGAACTGCCCGGCTACCGCCACATCAGCGATTCGATCACGCGCGCACTCTTCGAGGACGCCTGGAACGTCACGCTGCAGCCCGAACCTGGCCTGCGGATTCCGAACATGTTCGACGCCGCCGTGCACGGCACCTTCAAGGGCCTGTACTGCCAGGGCGAAGACATCGTGCAGTCGGATCCGAATACGCACCACGTATCGGCTGCGTTGTCGGCGATGGAATGCATCGTCGTGCAGGACATCTTCCTGAATGAAACGGCGAAGTACGCGCACGTGTTGCTGCCCGGTTCGACTTTCCTCGAAAAGGACGGCACGTTCACCAACGCCGAGCGCCGCATCTCGCGGGTACGCAAGGTGATGCCGCCGCTCGCCGGCTACGCGGACTGGGAAGTTACAGTGCTGCTCGCGCATGCGCTCGGCTACGAGATGGACTACGCGCATCCGGGCGAGATCATGGACGAGATCGCGCGTCTCACACCGACGTTCCATGGTGTGTCGTATGCGAAGCTCGACCAGCTCGGCAGTATTCAGTGGCCGTGCAACGAGCAGGCCCCCGACGGCACGCCGACGATGCACATCGACGAATTCGTGCGCGGCAAGGGCAAGTTCGTCATCACGAAGTTCATTGCCTCGCCGGAAAAAGTCACGCGCAAGTTCCCGCTGATCCTGACCACCGGGCGCATCCTCTCGCAATACAACGTCGGCGCGCAAACACGGCGCACCGAGAATTCGCGCTGGCACGACGAAGACCGGCTCGAAATCCATCCGCACGACGCGGAAGAACGCGGTATTCGCAACGACGACTGGGTCGGTATCGAATCGCGCGCGGGCCAGACCGTGCTGCGCGCGAAAGTGACCGAGCGGATGCAACCGGGCGTCGTGTATACGACGTTCCACTTCCCCGAGTCGGGCGCGAACGTGATCACTACAGATAGCTCGGACTGGGCCACCAACTGCCCCGAATACAAGGTCACGGCCGTTCAGGTGATGCCAGTCGAGCAACCATCGCAGTGGCAGAAGGACTACTCGGTCTTTAACGCCGAGCAGCTCGACCTGCTGCGCACGGGCGAGCTGGCAAACGCGACGATCGGTAAATAA
- a CDS encoding GNAT family N-acetyltransferase, whose protein sequence is MSTVSVSLRPATVDDASLLASIHAASWQATYRGLLPDAFLDSEVAQERAAYWFDRMNAPGAERRIVLIAERDGEAIGFVCVERQIDTPWGVLLDNLHALPAHQGIGAGKLLMRAAQDWARAQGAVQLYLYVLEGNTPAIRFYERQGWQFSGAEPDQMGGIDITALRYIYRLDRATAT, encoded by the coding sequence ATGTCCACCGTTTCTGTTTCGCTGCGCCCCGCCACTGTCGATGACGCGTCGTTGCTCGCGTCGATCCACGCCGCGAGCTGGCAGGCCACCTATCGCGGGCTGCTGCCCGACGCCTTTCTCGACAGCGAAGTTGCGCAAGAACGCGCGGCCTACTGGTTCGACCGGATGAACGCGCCGGGCGCCGAACGGCGCATCGTGCTGATCGCCGAACGTGACGGCGAAGCGATCGGCTTTGTCTGTGTGGAACGTCAGATCGACACGCCTTGGGGCGTCCTCCTCGACAACCTGCATGCGCTCCCCGCGCATCAGGGGATCGGCGCGGGCAAGCTGCTGATGCGCGCCGCCCAGGACTGGGCACGCGCTCAGGGCGCGGTACAGCTCTATCTATATGTGCTCGAAGGCAACACGCCCGCGATCCGCTTCTATGAGCGCCAGGGCTGGCAGTTCTCGGGCGCGGAGCCCGATCAGATGGGCGGCATCGATATCACCGCGCTGCGTTATATCTATCGGCTCGATCGAGCAACGGCGACCTGA
- a CDS encoding tetratricopeptide repeat protein codes for MEPAFDRAYAAHLDGRLADAERDYRATLDADPVHVDALHLLGVLRHQQGQHAEAADLVRRAADLRPDDAALQLNLGNALKAMGQLDSAIERFRNALTLAPTFPMAHYNLGNAYAATGRHEDAADAFRKSLRLQPQDASSHNNLGNALHALGEHREAIASFRRALELRPGHAGAHNNLGMALNALNQPHEAIVEFRAALAAEPRFVAAQFNLGNTLDAIGQHREAIDAFETVLALQPNLPPALFGLGNALAALGQHAQALPRFERAVGLDPQFAFAWLSLGTAHHALGAHAAALRAFDQALRLRPELAPAHMNRALVRLTLGDFARGLPEYEWRLRVVSHADAVNASNVVNGSNAASAANGQNMLHVSAAPHPSPTSTATSAALPRWHGEPLDSRTLRVYAEQGFGDTLQFVRYVPELAQRAARVILEVQPQLIPILEPAARAWRVTLIAQGTSRPNADLHCPLPSLPLAFGTTFDTIPARAPYLTVPPAYQRKWRGSLGGHAKRKIGLAWSGRIQQQENRAMPLAALDPLFALEGIDWIVLQPDLSEEDHAALDAHPRAASIHRMGQRTGQRIVDFADTAAIVERLEAVVSIDTSIAHLTGALHRPLWLMLPFAADWRWFTDDTRSPWYPGARLVRQPRPGAWDEVVETVARALRDG; via the coding sequence ATGGAACCTGCTTTCGACCGCGCGTACGCGGCACATCTTGACGGCCGCCTCGCCGACGCCGAGCGCGATTACCGCGCGACGCTCGACGCCGATCCCGTACATGTCGATGCGCTGCATCTGCTGGGCGTGCTGCGCCACCAGCAGGGCCAGCACGCGGAAGCGGCCGACCTCGTGCGCCGCGCCGCGGATCTGCGCCCGGACGACGCCGCGCTGCAGTTGAACCTCGGCAATGCGCTGAAGGCAATGGGCCAGCTGGACAGTGCAATCGAACGGTTTCGCAATGCATTGACGCTCGCGCCGACCTTTCCGATGGCGCACTACAACCTCGGCAATGCGTATGCGGCAACCGGTCGGCACGAAGACGCTGCCGACGCGTTTCGCAAGTCGCTGCGACTGCAACCGCAGGACGCGTCCTCGCACAACAATCTTGGTAACGCGCTGCATGCGCTGGGCGAGCATCGCGAGGCGATCGCATCGTTTCGTCGCGCGCTCGAACTGCGCCCTGGCCACGCGGGCGCGCACAACAATCTCGGGATGGCGCTCAATGCGCTGAATCAGCCGCACGAAGCGATCGTCGAATTTCGCGCGGCGCTCGCCGCCGAACCGCGCTTCGTCGCCGCGCAATTCAATCTCGGCAACACGCTCGATGCAATTGGCCAGCATCGCGAAGCCATCGATGCATTTGAAACCGTACTCGCGCTGCAACCGAATCTGCCGCCCGCGCTGTTCGGCCTCGGTAACGCGCTCGCCGCACTCGGCCAGCACGCGCAGGCGTTACCGCGTTTCGAGCGCGCGGTCGGTCTCGATCCGCAGTTTGCGTTTGCGTGGTTGAGCCTCGGCACGGCGCACCACGCGCTCGGCGCGCACGCGGCGGCGCTGCGCGCATTCGATCAGGCGCTGCGTCTGCGGCCCGAGCTCGCGCCTGCGCATATGAATCGCGCGCTCGTGCGTTTGACACTGGGCGACTTCGCGCGTGGGTTGCCCGAATACGAATGGCGACTGCGGGTTGTATCGCATGCGGATGCGGTGAACGCGTCAAACGTGGTGAATGGATCGAATGCTGCGAGTGCTGCGAATGGGCAGAATATGCTGCACGTGTCTGCCGCACCGCATCCGTCGCCGACATCGACGGCCACCTCAGCCGCCCTGCCGCGCTGGCATGGCGAACCACTCGACTCGCGCACGCTGCGGGTCTACGCGGAACAGGGCTTCGGCGACACACTGCAGTTCGTGCGCTACGTACCCGAGCTCGCACAGCGTGCGGCGCGCGTGATACTCGAGGTGCAGCCGCAACTGATCCCGATACTCGAACCCGCAGCGCGCGCATGGCGCGTCACGCTGATCGCGCAAGGCACGTCGCGGCCGAACGCGGATCTGCACTGCCCGCTACCGAGCCTGCCGCTCGCCTTCGGCACGACCTTCGACACGATCCCCGCGCGCGCGCCCTACCTCACCGTGCCGCCTGCTTATCAGCGCAAATGGCGCGGATCGCTGGGCGGACACGCGAAGCGCAAGATCGGGCTCGCGTGGTCGGGCCGCATCCAGCAGCAGGAAAACCGCGCGATGCCGCTCGCGGCGCTCGACCCGCTGTTCGCGCTGGAAGGCATCGACTGGATCGTGCTGCAACCCGATCTGAGCGAGGAAGATCATGCGGCACTCGATGCACACCCGCGGGCCGCATCGATTCATCGCATGGGTCAGCGGACAGGACAACGCATCGTCGATTTCGCCGACACGGCGGCGATCGTCGAACGGCTGGAAGCGGTGGTCTCGATCGATACGTCGATCGCTCATCTGACCGGTGCGCTGCATCGGCCGCTCTGGCTGATGCTGCCGTTCGCCGCGGACTGGCGCTGGTTCACCGACGACACGCGCAGCCCGTGGTATCCCGGCGCGCGGCTCGTGCGCCAGCCGCGGCCAGGTGCGTGGGATGAAGTTGTGGAAACGGTCGCGCGCGCGCTGCGTGACGGCTAG